From the Leucoraja erinacea ecotype New England chromosome 33, Leri_hhj_1, whole genome shotgun sequence genome, one window contains:
- the stard5 gene encoding LOW QUALITY PROTEIN: stAR-related lipid transfer protein 5 (The sequence of the model RefSeq protein was modified relative to this genomic sequence to represent the inferred CDS: deleted 2 bases in 1 codon) yields the protein MDYAAVADAVAEKLLGYCRDGSGWRVCKASNDVCVSWRPSSEYSGNLYKGEGIIKGAPQEVWECLKPVPDGLRVKWDKNVKVFELIETINDTLSVCRTVTPSAALGIISPRDFVDVILIKQYEDGTISSNATNVEHPGCRPKPHYVRGLNHPCGCFCAPLSGEPRKTQLTTFFQTDLGGYLPQSVVDSFFPSSMAEFYSNLSKAVKTLKA from the exons ATGGATTATGCGGCGGTGGCGGACGCGGTGGCGGAGAAGCTGCTGGGATATTGCAGGGACGGCAGC GGGTGGCGGGTGTGCAAGGCGTCG AATGATGTTTGTGTATCCTGGAGACCATCATCAGAATATTCTGGAAACCT GTACAAAGGTGAGGGGATCATTAAAGGTGCACCACAGGAAGTTTGGGAATGTCTCAAACCGGTGCCCGATGGACTAAGAGTGAAGTGGGACAAAAACGTGAAAGTGTTTGAGCTGATTGAGACCATCAATGAT ACTCTGTCCGTGTGCAGAACGGTTACACCTTCAGCGGCCCTGGGCATTATCTCCCCAAGAGACTTTGTGGATGTCATTTTAATCAAACAATATGAAGATGGAACTATATCCTCTAATG CTACTAATGTAGAACACCCTGGCTGTCGTCCGAAACCTCATTACGTGAGAGGACTCAATCACCCATGTGGATGTTTCTGTGCCCCCCTTTCAGG GGAGCCACGGAAGACCCAGTTGACCACATTTTTTCAGACTGACCTGGGTGGCTATCTCCCCCAATCAGTGGTGGACTCTTTCTTTCCGTCGAGTATGGCTGAGTTTTACAGCAATCTCTCCAAAGCTGTGAAGACATTGAAGGCTTGA
- the LOC129712524 gene encoding transmembrane channel-like protein 3, with the protein MTNQAANKPSKAAQRLHSLRKNSSNRKIFSAAYQEYENSSSEEDAEEGRRAECRDPEESFQNIQIQKEIISTIRIKPWTMDKKLKVLRQAKEIVLKYEGRLTRTRGYQAAGAELWKRLGRLVYNIMVLFIPWEMRIKKIESHFGSGVASYFIFLRWMFGINIVLTIMTGAFVILPELLAGAPFGSVTSKTIPAGYIGTAQDLDTIWSLGGYLQYSVMFYGYYGNKRKIGRAGYHLPLAYFMVGMAMFAYSFIILLRKMAKNSRLSMASASDENYTFCWKLFCAWDYLIGNPEAAESKTAAVINSIREAILEEQVKKKDRSLAVIISLRILANILVLLSLAGSIYIIYFVVDRSQELERTKIELTLWEKNEVSVVVSLITMIAPSVFELVAQLEMLHPRTTLRFQLARVLVLYLGNLYSLIIALLDKVNSMSMLDNTNDTGSSFLATRALPEEENLSTIVPEIRLRQNITFSSAYNKTKPISKFNKTATYDYNILSQQDQCWETYVGQEMLKLSIIDMLFTVGSILLIDFIRGLFVRYLSDCWCWDLENKFPEYGEFKIAENVLHLIYNQGMIWMGAFFSPCLPAFNVLKLIGLMYLRSWAVLTCNVPHQQVFRASRSNNFYLAMTLFMLFLCMLPTVFAIARYRPSQSCGPFSGQDKIYDIVSDTIVNDFPGWFNMVMSYVTSPVVVLPALLLLFMLIYYLQSIARSLKFTNNQLRMQLQVERTEDKKKVSQMVAARFQEESKSGEHESDVTSQGSSLHSSPHRNGDLVNVDSPACARTHVQSISHQLAHPANPPRVIDPTHHPPAGAALKQRVEHHPHRYPAAVAATTSGHYRAKPPASRVTRLPEHLRAEVPIGKCVRPVVYSPTQGPPQTILGRRVHTARYILVNERESRTRMMRPIGRITRRYTMEEPREMVEMLPRKVKHYIMHRAQGVSSQLHFSEEEEEEEGDEEDVAQTSFITSPRPHSLSDLHQPTRFYIGDSKDSRLLIGKDSTQIQYGSYNEGQVVPGTSHDQGPDIQSTGAHAKRKAKQRADQSLTESDSVSIASSSDLQNSSSDQYIQVIHSKDKCVKPSSDKLNTPKSRANVELNVTEAKELICSNV; encoded by the exons TAGTTCAgaggaggatgcagaggaggggaggagggcggAGTGCCGGGACCCGGAGGAGAGTTTCCAGAACATCCAGATTCAGAAGGAGATAATCTCGACTATTCGCATCAAGCCATGGACAATGGATAAGAAGCTGAAGGTGTTGAG GCAGGCCAAGGAGATAGTGCTGAAATATGAGGGGAGGCTGACCAGAACAAGAGGCTACCAGGCAGCAGGCGCAGAG CTGTGGAAGCGGCTTGGGAGACTGGTGTACAATATCATGGTGCTTTTTATCCCCTGGGAAATGAGAATCAAGAAAATTGAAA GTCACTTTGGCTCTGGTGTGGCTTCGTACTTTATCTTTCTGAGGTGGATGTTTGGCATCAACATCGTGCTGACCATAATGACCGGAGCATTTGTCATCTTACCTGAG ctgttAGCAGGAGCTCCGTTCGGAAGTGTTACAAGCAAAACAATTCCCGCGGGATACATTGGAACGGCACAAGACCTGGATACCATCTGGTCACTTGGG GGCTACCTCCAGTATTCTGTCATGTTCTATGGTTACTATGGCAACAAGAGGAAGATTGGGCGCGCTGGCTACCATTTGCCCCTGGCCTATTTCATGGTTGGGATGGCCATGTTCGCCTACAGCTTCATCATTCTGCTGCGCAA GATGGCCAAGAACTCTCGACTGAGCATGGCCAGCGCCTCTGATGAAAACTACACCTTCTGCTGGAAGCTGTTCTGTGCCTGGGATTACCTGATTGGCAACCCAGAGGCTGCGGAGAGCAAGACGGCCGCAGTCATCAACAGTATCCGA GAAGCTATTCTGGAGGAGCAAGTGAAGAAGAAGGATAGAAGTCT GGCAGTGATCATCAGTCTGAGGATCCTTGCCAATATCCTGGTGCTTCTCTCGTTGGCTGGTAGCATCTACATCATCTACTTTGTTGTTGATCGCTCTCAGGAGCTAGAACGGACCAAGATCGAGCTCACTCTCTGGGAAAAGAACGAG GTCAGTGTGGTCGTTTCACTCATCACCATGATCGCACCGTCTGTGTTTGAGCTGGTCGCCCAGCTGGAGATGTTGCACCCCAGGACCACACTGCGCTTCCAGCTGGCCAG GGTGCTGGTTCTGTACCTGGGAAACCTCTACAGTTTGATCATCGCTCTGCTTGACAAAGTGAACAGTATGAGTATGTTG GATAACACCAATGACACAGGCTCATCATTCTTGGCCaccagagcactgccagaggaggagaATCTCTCGACCATCGTACCTGAGATCAGGCTGAGGCAGAACATCACCTTCAGCTCAGCCTACAACAAAACCAAACCAATAAGCAAGTTTAATAAGACAGCCACATATGACTACAACATTCTGTCACAACAAGACCAGTGCTGGGAAACGTATGtgggacag GAGATGCTGAAGTTGTCTATCATAGACATGTTGTTCACCGTTGGCAGCATTCTGCTCATTGACTTCATTCGTGGCCTCTTTGTCCGATACCTGAGTGACTGTTGGTGCTGGGATCTGGAGAACAAGTTT CCCGAGTATGGAGAGTTCAAGATAGCGGAGAATGTACTGCATCTGATATATAACCAGGGAATGATATG GATGGGAGCCTTCTTctcaccttgccttccagccttcAACGTCCTCAAACTGATTGGTCTGATGTATTTAAGGAGCTGGGCAGTGCTGACGTGCAATGTTCCACACCAGCAAGTATTCCGAGCATCAAG GTCTAACAACTTCTACCTGGCCATGACCTTGTTCATGTTGTTCTTGTGTATGCTGCCCACTGTCTTTGCTATTGCCAGATACCGCCCATCACAGAGCTGTGGGCCCTTCAG TGGCCAGGATAAGATTTATGACATTGTGTCTGACACAATAGTGAATGATTTCCCCGGCTGGTTCAACATGGTGATGAGTTACGTCACCAGTCCCGTGGTGGTCCTGCCTGCTCTGCTCCTGCTctt TATGCTGATCTATTATCTCCAATCTATTGCTCGCTCACTAAAGTTTACCAACAATCAACTCCGGATGCAGCTCCAAGTT GAGAGAACAGAAGACAAGAAGAAAGTGTCACAGATGGTAGCAG CAAGGTTTCAGGAAGAAAGCAAGAGTGGAGAACACGAGAGTGATGTCACCAGCCAGGGGTCGTCCCTGCACTCGTCGCCCCATAGGAATGGGGACTTGGTGAACGTCGACTCGCCCGCCTGTGCCAGGACTCACGTCCAGAGTATTTCCCATCAGCTGGCTCATCCTGCCAACCCCCCGAGGGTCATCGACCCCACTCACCACCCGCCCGCTGGAGCTGCACTAAAGCAGCGGGTCGAACACCACCCACACAG GTACCCAGCAGCTGTGGCAGCAACCACGAGTGGCCACTACAGAGCCAAGCCACCGGCCAGCCGAGTTACCAGATTGCCGGAGCATCTCCGTGCCGAGGTGCCGATTGGGAAGTGCGTGAGACCGGTCGTCTATTCCCCCACGCAAGGTCCTCCACAGACGATTCTGGGCCGTAGAGTCCACACTGCCCGGTACATCCTGGTTAATGAGCGGGAATCCAGGACCAGGATGATGCGTCCCATCGGCAGAATCACCAGACGTTACACCATGGAGGAGCCTAGAGAAATGGTGGAGATGCTGCCACGCAAGGTGAAGCATTACATCATGCACAGAGCACAGGGGGTGAGCTCGCAGTTACACTTCagcgaggaggaagaggaggaggagggggacgaGGAAGATGTGGCACAAACCTCCTTCATCACATCACCTCGCCCCCACTCCTTGTCAGACCTCCACCAACCCACTCGCTTCTACATCGGCGACAGCAAAGACAGTCGGCTGCTGATCGGGAAAGACTCGACCCAGATTCAGTACGGGTCATACAACGAGGGGCAGGTTGTACCTGGGACGTCCCACGATCAGGGACCTGACATCCAAAGTACGGGAGCTCACGCCAAGCGGAAGGCCAAGCAGAGAGCAGACCAGTCACTGACCGAATCAGACTCAGTATCCATAGCATCGAGCAGCGACCTGCAAAACAGCAGCAGTGACCAGTACATACAGGTCATTCACAGCAAGGACAAGTGTGTGAAACCTTCTAGTGACAAACTAAACACACCCAAGTCAAGAGCAAATGTTGAACTGAATGTTACTGAGGCTAAAGAGCTGATATGTTCAAATGTCTAG